A single genomic interval of Anopheles darlingi chromosome X, idAnoDarlMG_H_01, whole genome shotgun sequence harbors:
- the LOC125952475 gene encoding tropomodulin isoform X6 yields the protein MAETYEEYEETHHVTRKSVTTFKIEETSSSTTTKTITTPAKLYGKDVGAYDDIDVDELLAQLSPEEITMLAKEVDPDDSFLPPSQRTNYECDKAPTGPLDRKKLIDHINKQALETPDRPELEPFVPGVVRGKKWIPPPQAAKLQAADEQIAIDLGDEYEQALTDATQEEIIDLAAILGFHSMMNQDQYHASLLNKGQPVGLGWDGITKSAIPKIFPAEAPNTTDPEDTIQRIKSDDSKLVDVNLNNIKTISDEQFDKLFEALKSNTHLEVLSLTNVGLTDRTALQLAAALEQNHALRVLNVETNFISPPVIVVLVKSLLTQMTIEEFRASNQRSQVFGNKIEMEITELVEKNTTLLRLGLHLEFNDARHRVAAHLQRNIDRIRRPRYNMAKNVF from the exons ACTTCGTCGTCGACAACGACCAAAACGATCACCACACCGGCGAAGCTGTACGGCAAGGATGTGGGCGCCTACGACGATATCGACGTGGACGAGCTGCTTGCCCAGCTGTCACCGGAGGAGATCACCATGCTGGCCAAGGAGGTCGACCCGGAT GACTCGTTCCTGCCACCCAGCCAGCGTACGAACTACGAGTGTGATAAGGCACCGACCGGGCCGCTCGACCGGAAGAAGCTGATCGATCACATCAACAAGCAGGCCCTGGAGACGCCCGACCGTCCCGAGCTGGAACCGTTCGTACCGGGGGTGGTGCGAGGCAAGAAG TGGATACCACCGCCACAGGCCGCGAAGCTGCAGGCGGCGGACGAgcagatcgcgatcgatctgGGCGACGAGTACGAGCAGGCGCTGACCGATGCGACGCAGGAGGAGATCATCGATCTGGCCGCCATCCTCGGTTTCCACTCGATGATGAACCAGGACCAGTACCACGCGTCGCTGCTCAACAAGGGCCAACCGGTCGGGCTCGGCTGGGACGGCATCACCAAGTCGGCGATCCCGAAGATCTTCCCGGCCGAGGCACCGAACACGACCGATCCGGAGGATACGATCCAGCGCATCAAGAGCGACGACAGCAAGCTGGTCGATGTGAACCTGAACAACATCAAGACCATCTCGGACGAGCAGTTCGACAAGCTGTTCGAGGCGCTCAAGTCGAACACACACCTGGAGGTGCTGTCGCTGACGAACGTCGGGCTGACCGACCGGACCGCCCTGCAGCTGGCGGCCGCCCTCGAGCAGAATCACGCGCTCCGGGTGCTCAACGTCGAGACCAACTTCATCAGCCCGCCCGTCATCGTGGTGCTGGTCAAGAGTCTCCTCACGCAGATGACGATCGAGGAGTTCCGGGCCTCCAACCAG CGATCACAAGTGTTTGGCAACAAGATCGAGATGGAGATCACGGAGCTGGTGGAGAAGAACACCACCCTGCTGCGGCTGGGTTTGCATTTGGAGTTCAACGATGCACGGCATCGGGTAGCCGCGCACCTGCAGCGTAACATTGATAGAA
- the LOC125952475 gene encoding tropomodulin isoform X7 has product MAETYEEYEETHHVTRKSVTTFKIEETSSSTTTKTITTPAKLYGKDVGAYDDIDVDELLAQLSPEEITMLAKEVDPDDSFLPPSQRTNYECDKAPTGPLDRKKLIDHINKQALETPDRPELEPFVPGVVRGKKWIPPPQAAKLQAADEQIAIDLGDEYEQALTDATQEEIIDLAAILGFHSMMNQDQYHASLLNKGQPVGLGWDGITKSAIPKIFPAEAPNTTDPEDTIQRIKSDDSKLVDVNLNNIKTISDEQFDKLFEALKSNTHLEVLSLTNVGLTDRTALQLAAALEQNHALRVLNVETNFISPPVIVVLVKSLLTQMTIEEFRASNQRSQVFGNKIEMEITELVEKNTTLLRLGLHLEFNDARHRVAAHLQRNIDRIRQARLNQRK; this is encoded by the exons ACTTCGTCGTCGACAACGACCAAAACGATCACCACACCGGCGAAGCTGTACGGCAAGGATGTGGGCGCCTACGACGATATCGACGTGGACGAGCTGCTTGCCCAGCTGTCACCGGAGGAGATCACCATGCTGGCCAAGGAGGTCGACCCGGAT GACTCGTTCCTGCCACCCAGCCAGCGTACGAACTACGAGTGTGATAAGGCACCGACCGGGCCGCTCGACCGGAAGAAGCTGATCGATCACATCAACAAGCAGGCCCTGGAGACGCCCGACCGTCCCGAGCTGGAACCGTTCGTACCGGGGGTGGTGCGAGGCAAGAAG TGGATACCACCGCCACAGGCCGCGAAGCTGCAGGCGGCGGACGAgcagatcgcgatcgatctgGGCGACGAGTACGAGCAGGCGCTGACCGATGCGACGCAGGAGGAGATCATCGATCTGGCCGCCATCCTCGGTTTCCACTCGATGATGAACCAGGACCAGTACCACGCGTCGCTGCTCAACAAGGGCCAACCGGTCGGGCTCGGCTGGGACGGCATCACCAAGTCGGCGATCCCGAAGATCTTCCCGGCCGAGGCACCGAACACGACCGATCCGGAGGATACGATCCAGCGCATCAAGAGCGACGACAGCAAGCTGGTCGATGTGAACCTGAACAACATCAAGACCATCTCGGACGAGCAGTTCGACAAGCTGTTCGAGGCGCTCAAGTCGAACACACACCTGGAGGTGCTGTCGCTGACGAACGTCGGGCTGACCGACCGGACCGCCCTGCAGCTGGCGGCCGCCCTCGAGCAGAATCACGCGCTCCGGGTGCTCAACGTCGAGACCAACTTCATCAGCCCGCCCGTCATCGTGGTGCTGGTCAAGAGTCTCCTCACGCAGATGACGATCGAGGAGTTCCGGGCCTCCAACCAG CGATCACAAGTGTTTGGCAACAAGATCGAGATGGAGATCACGGAGCTGGTGGAGAAGAACACCACCCTGCTGCGGCTGGGTTTGCATTTGGAGTTCAACGATGCACGGCATCGGGTAGCCGCGCACCTGCAGCGTAACATTGATAGAA